The Cuculus canorus isolate bCucCan1 chromosome 5, bCucCan1.pri, whole genome shotgun sequence DNA segment TAGTTGCTTTGTTGTCAGTGACCCTAAAGGGAGTGAATAACCGTTTCCACTTGGGGGAAGATTGTGTTTCAATCTTGTGTTCCCCCCTAGCCAATTAAGTCAGCTTTGTGACACTTCAGGGCTTGGCGTGTTAGTCACCTCTGTTGTGTATGCTTGAGACATAAAGGCTGAGGGTGTAATTCTGGTCTCCCAGAAATCAAAGGTACTCTCTTCAGGAGAGTCGAGATCTCAACCAAGTCAGTAACAAATCTTAAATGAGATGTGAAGGTAGGTATGCCTGTAGCTTTCTGTTGTGcctttaaaacactttttgagagataaaaacagagaaggaaaagttcTTTTTGTAGTAGTTCTGAATGTGAAAAATGACTGGTAAATAAAGCAGTGTGTTTGTGGTGATGAGAGAGGAAGTGTCTACTGGGAGCGTAGGGAGGATGTTCAGGATGTTAGCATTACCTTGCTGCCCTGGATAGTGCACGTTCAGatgaaatccaaaataaaaatgcacgGGGCGGGAAAAACCTTGTGTGTAGTTCATGTGGTTTTTATTAGAATCTTACGCTGGATTCTTCCCCATGAACTTCGCTGCCTCTGTGGAATGATTTGCCTCTTTCACTCATCACAAAATGAAATTCACGTGTTCAGttaggattttttatttttgtatcaaCCAATTATTTCACTGTGTAGTTTCATAGAACCAGTGAAATATGTGACGCTGATTAGGATGGCGTGGCTTCACCACAGATCATGCATGGAGTTGTTCAGCATTGGCTTCTGTTCCTGCTGTAGTAGCGAAATATTTTACCTGAGAAGTCCTTGGGAGAGGAGTTTAGCCAGTGCCTATGAAATATCTACTAAACCACTACTACGTCCCGTTCCCTGCAGATAGAAAAGAGAGTAAAACATGGTAAATTCATCTAGTCCACTGAATGTGCCTTCAGCCCCTGTATGCCTTAAAGCCCATGCCAGAAAACCTGTAAGCCCTCATGAGTTGCATGCTTTACGTTCAGTAAATTTGTAGTGAAATGAAGTGAAGGCCAAGAACTTTCACTTCAGTAGTTTCCAAAGGTGTGAAATTTCCCAAAGGACACTGGAGTGGAAGTGGTCTCTGTAAGAACCAAAGGGGTCAGTGTTAGAGCACCCATTGTTGAAGCAGCTGTGGAAACTTATGGTAACCAAGACCTGTGCCTAAGATAATATGTCGCTCCTTTTGCTGACATTGTGCTAAACTTTATGCAGGAATTGCTGCTCTTCTGTCATCATCTTTGCAACAGAGGAAAAACCTAAGTATCTTGCGCTTTACTACCTTCTCCTACAACACCGCTTGCCATTAAAATTTGGGATATGTGTGCAAAGGGGTGGCATAGTGCCCCCAGCAGTTGGATGTATGTGTTTCAGCACACCATAGGAATGGAGACGCAGTGTTTAATTGCTTTGTGCTGCGTGGGagccttttgcttttttggttttggcaagTCTGGTTTTGTTATGTAAATCCCTATATCACCAGGTCAAATCTTGAGCTGCTGACTGAATGCCTATTAGAAATTCTGTTGTCTGAAAAGGCTTATGTTGTATCCAGACTGGGAGGACTTTTGTTGTCTCTTGTTTCTGGTACGATTaataaaagatatatttttaaagtacttctAAAACGCATTTTTACGGGGCTTGAAAAGCACGTAATTAATTGTATGTTGTATTGATTCATAAGAGAGCTTTAGGTGCTCTGTATACCTTGGTGACTTTTGCCATGGCAGATGGTAATCTAAAGTCACAAATAACAAATGTCTTTGCTTATATTTTGCCAGGGAAGAATGGACAAAAGCCATCCAAACAGTAGCAGACAGCCTCAAGAAACAAGAGGAAGAGATGATGGATTTTAGATCGGGCTCTCCCAGTGATAATTCAGGTGCTGAAGAAATGGAAGTTTCTATGACAAAGCCAAAACACAAAGTGGTAAGCGTGCACTTTTTACGTTCTCTCAAATGTTGGCAAGAAATAGCCATCAGGACTCATCTGTTCCAATAACAACTACACGGCTGTTTGTAGCTGCAGCTTCTGGGGTAAACATTTGTGTGAGCTGAGCAGCTACCAGGCAAAGCGTGTCTGGGTCCACCAGTGTTCTGAGTTCAGATGTTCTTACTGGATGGCTTTCAGGGTCAACTCAGGTCTGGATTTGGTTTGTCTATTTTTCTGTGGTACAGAGTCTGAAATGATAGCTCCTGCTGGACTGTGTGATTGTGTAAACTCTTTGCAGGCTGATGCAAAGATATTCCAGTGAATTTGCGAGACTTGGGGTTAGTCTAGTGGATTTAGTTGCTCCAGATTAGGGGTTTAGGCTTGCTCCCAGACAACCGTTGCGGTGTCTGTCCGTAGTGTTTCTAGAGCTTGAGGTTTTTCATCAGGCACAGCATAGTCTGAATTCACAGGGCCGGCTCAGCAGTGGCCTTCCACGAAATGAGTATGTGCCAGAGGAGCCCTTGTATCTTTGCCCTGTGGAGCCCTTTCAGGTATCTGTCTTCAACCTCCCTTCACTTCTTTCTACTGCTTTGTAGTCTCCTGtttgcatttctattttccaAAGCATTCCCATCTGCTCTTGTAAGAAAGAATTGACGGAATCGTGTCCCATGCAAATACTATGTCTGTGGATCATACCAAGGCTCTTCTTTGTGTCCTTATCTCGCCATTGTCATCCTCATGTGCTTTTATaagtttgtttcagttttggCAAAACCAGtgatgttttttaagaaaagagacAGTCATAATTTGCAGTCACGAAGTGTATGTGCTGGCATTGTGTTGGTGATTTTAGACGGATGTGGGTGGCTGCGTCCATGTCGCTCTGAATTGCAGCTGCCACTGGCCTTTTGTGTCCTTGACTGGATGGATACCACTCTTGCTGAGTGGCTCTTCACAGAACTGCAAGAACCGCCTCGTTGGTCAAATGCGCAAGTTATTCTGAGACTGTCTTTCTTTGGGCATGTTAGTAAGGATAACAAAAATGATTATTGGGCTCCTGGCAACTGTATTGAACAGGGATCAGGAAATCACTTCAGCCAGCTCTGGGAAAGGTTATGAAGAAAGTTTGCTATTGTAAGCATCTTGAATTTTTCCCCAACCAAGGCTGCAGTAACCTTCAGCTGTAAAATTCTCACTGTTGCTGCGCTGGCAGTGGCCATTGATATGACCACTGATAGACAGAGACTATCCTCAGCCTTCAACAGGTTCAGCATTTTTCCTGTTGGTGAAACAAATAAGAGTGAATGGCTCATCTGTGAGACAGTCTTCTTGTCTGGGGGTTTTGATGCTGTTCGGTTCAACACAAGAAAGCTGGTCCCCTACAGAAGTGGGGAACATCAGAAGAAAGGTATGGGCTTAATCCCTGGAACCAGAGCAACATGTGCCTTTTAGTGAACATCTGCTTTGACAAAGTGGTCAAAATGTCTATGGcgtaataataataataataataataataataacaacaataatatgTTGAGTGGTATTGGCACAGTTTAGTGTGTAGTCATGTGAAAAAGAGTTCTGTTAATGGAAAGCTTATGTTTTTCCCTAAATAGTTTGATTGATTATCTGTGGGAGTGCACTGATATTTGTTTTTATAGAAGACTCATGTCTGCCCCTGCTTTCTACTAAgcttaagaattaaaaaaaaatcacatctgcaATGCATGCAATCTATTCTCACATGAATGAAAAATTCTAGTCTGAGAATGATATACTTGTTGTTAGTCCGTGTAATTCAGTTATTGTTTATCTTGTATCCTTAACAGACCATGAATGAGTTTGAATACCTTAAACTACTGGGAAAAGGCACTTTTGGAAAGGTCATTttagttaaagaaaaagcaactggACGGTATTATGCTATGAAAATTCTGAAGAAGGAAGTTATTGTAGCAAAGGTGGGTAAATGGGGAGCGTGGGAATGTGGTTCACCCTTGATACAGCCTTCAGGAAAGTCTAGAAAGGATTCTCTGACCACGTGTAAAAACGTGCTCCATTAATGTTTGAAATTGACTCTTGATCTGGGGAATCACTTGCggatttccttctgcttttgtttcaggATGAAGTAGCACACACGCTGACAGAAAACCGTGTTTTACAGAACTCGCGGCATCCGTTCTTAACAGTAAGGATTTCTCCCTCTGCTGATTGTAGCTTGACATTGTGACAATCAAGactttcctatttttttgttgtttatataATACATCTGAGATCTGTGTTTTGAGAGTGGCTGTGTATTTTTGTACCCTTCCAGTTTTGGGAAGtgcaaattaaaatgcttttttaagtCTTCTGATTCTTGCAGAGCAGGTCCTTGGTATCTCTTGAAGGTAGTGTTTCAGGGTGTGGTTTGGCTTTATGGCTCACCCGATTAATGGCTTGGTGTCTCTGAGAGAagcatctgcttttccagtCGTTTTGGTGTCCTCTTTGCAGCAGAGATCAGGGTCACCCTGACTTTGTGACAAACAAGTTCAGGAATATATAATGGGCAAaaaacttggggtttttttttgcccttcttttttattttttttttaagctcctAGAAGCAGCTTACTGTGAAATTGGAGCACTGGTAATGCCAGCCAAAGGGTAGTGGTGGGAGCAtgtgggatgggacagggaagAGTAGGACTGTGCTttgtctgctgctttccttttcagttgGGTTAGCTGTAAAATCAAACCATACTCACTTTAGACCTCCAGTGCTAGCAATCTCTCTGAGTTGAGTTCAGGTACCTAAGTTCCGCTTTAGTATTTTGTTTCTAGTACTTGTAACCAGTTCGATCTAAACCTTTTCCAACAGCTTAAGCCCTCTGTGAGGCCCCTGTAGGAtcctgcttgtttcttttgtcCTGGTACACAAGATAGACTTTTGAGCGTTGCCTCTGGAAGTAAATATTGGCTGCATTGGGTATAATCAGAGAATGTTTGTTGACATGTCTAAAACCTCATCCTCCCTTTCTCTGCAAAAGTATGTCTAGTTTAAAAATGCCACCCCTAGTAATGAAGATGATGATATCATAtgcagtatttcctttttaaacccAAAGTATCCAAAAGAAGGGCTGTTTTGAGAAATCAGCTTTGAGCCTGGGTGATGACCAAGAAATTCAAGACTGTGGCAAACAAGTTGATGTTACTCTTGCCACAGGAATACACATGACTGGAGTGTACAAAGGCACCTTGTGACGCTCTATCACACCCTCCATCCGGTCTGTTTTAGTGAATTGCTCACAAAATATTGACAGCATTTCTCAATCCTCTGGCAGGCTGTCAGCGGGAAGCATTTGCAGGTAGCAGGGCAGAGACCAGGGGACTGGTGTAAATATGTGTCTCATATAAGAGGGCTTCTAGCGGTGCTCTAGGGTTTTGTTGTGGCCTCTTGTCTGTGACATGAAACTGAGAGCTTGTGCCCCGAGGGGGAAACTTCAGAGCCGCTCTTGGTACATTTTGTATCACTATTAATGGAACAGGACTTTGTTTCACAGCATTATAGACATTACCGATAGCTTCTGCAAGggattgttttgttgttttattaaatgtatttaattcaATAAGTTGATGGTAGATCAGTCCTCAGCTGCAACAGGAAAGTGCAAGTGTTACATAAGATACAAGGACAAAAAGTCTGCTCAAAGAGAACGAAGTCATATCtgtgtttctggttttctattaaaatgtttttataacagTCACTGTGATTTGTCTTCTAAGTTTTGATTTAAATCTGTTTCAGGCTTTAAAGTATTCCTTCCAGACACATGACCGCTTGTGTTTCGTTATGGAGTATGCTAATGGAGGGGAGGTAAGGGAAATATAATAAGGTTTAATGCTTTAGGATTTTTCTGTGCTACTCCTAATTCTACTTGACATTATTTAGCTAAGGTCCATGTGTACAGTTCTAATTAATGCAAGTTGACCCAATTAAACAGAGAGGTTTGCAGGTTTAACTAATATTAAGAATTAAGGCTcgtttaattttttttaactccgTTTTTAGAGAATAGAGGGTTTGGGTGTAGGTTGATATTTTACGTAACAGCATCATATTGTGATCTGACATTTAGTAATCCAAGAAGGCAAAGTTACTTCTGTTTGCTCTTCAGACAGCTTCTAATGCTTTTTAGTGAATATTGTGAGCACATGTTACTTTGGAGGCAAAACTAGAAACGGCAAACTACTGCTAGTCAAGAAGGAAAGATTGGAATATTAACATATCTCTGAATCGTGTGTTAAGCTGTAGTTTTAATATGTAATTGCGGTTCAATCAGGATGGGGTTTTAACTGTTTTGTGTGCATACAAGAATATGCAGCACACAAACTGATTATCAGTGGTCCTATGTGAATATGAGATATAATTGTCTAGTCATTTAATTTATGATGCTTTTTAATACATTTGGGAATACAGCTGGGTGAGGGTGGAGAGGGATTTTCTCTTAGGTAATACCACATTCTAAGCAGGGTGGCCTGTGGAGTGCGAGATGCAATACAGAAACATGCAATCTAAAGGTGACAAATTATTGTTCTTGCAGTTGTTTTTCCATCTGTCAAGAGAGCGTGTCTTTTCTGAAGACCGGGCTCGGTTTTATGGAGCTGAGATTGTTTCAGCACTGGATTACCTGCATTCAGAGAAGAATGTGGTTTATAGAGATTTGAAGGTAcgtagaaaaataattttgtaggCTTTTAGTGCTTGGGTATTTTATTTGTTAGTCACAAGAGGAAATGAGCCTGAACtataagaaagctttttttcactgAACTTTAACATACCAGTTGTTGCAGCTGTTTTACTTGACTTTACAGGATGTCTAAACACTTTTATAGTCTGTGAGGTTGTATAATGCATTTATGAGGACCCTGGCAGCATTTCAGAGAATCTAAAGGGGCACTGAGCTGCTTGGATCGCACTTTCACTTGACTGCTTGTGTTGTAAGAGAAACCTTACAGGCTTTTCTGTGGTGGAACACAATCCCGGGCTCTTCATCTCAGGTTTTATCAGATAGATGCAAATTCATACTGTATGGACATTGTGCTTCCTTGCAACGTGCTGCACAGCACTGTCTTCATAGTACCTACTTGCAGTCAGAAAATTGGATAAGTTTCAGGTTGCTTATTTGTTTGGTGAGCAGAGAAGGGGTAAAAAACCAGCCAAGCATAAAATCTCAGGTCAAACAAACTTGGAAAATTCTGGAGGAAAATGCAacaatagtattttttttttccctacaagtGTTTtcaggagaggatgagggaatACCGGTAGTTCATTTAGGAGCAATCAAAAATGAAACATGCTATGTAATGTTTTCGGGCTGCATCAAAGTCATTTCAGGATTCCTCTTGGGATTTCATACACAGTGGAAACTGTCCTGAAATCTGGATAGCTTTCTCAAAAATCAGTGGCATGGGCTAGGATGAATACCGTGTGCTGAGTAAATGTATAAAGTGATTCACCTGAAAAGGGTCTTTTTGGAAGTGGTTTCTTTGCCTTGCGTTTgatttttgcttcatttgctATCCCTTACTGATACAGAATCTTTCATAAACACAATGTCTACattctgtgttctttctgtATATGTGATTGGTTACTCAAAGATTGCAAATTAGTTATCTCACGTTCcctaaagaaagaataaaagcgATAGAAATGTATGTTTATATCATGTGCTTCGGCAGTTACCAAAGCTGGTGGTTCTGATCCCAGTGACAAGGCTCAAAACTGATCTGCAGAAATTCATGTATTTTGTTGACTTGCTCAGGAGCAGTTTACCTTATATGTACTAATGTCTTTGATTTGGATTGTCTTCTTAGTTGGAGAATCTTATGCTGGATAAAGATGGacacataaaaataacagactTTGGACTATGTAAAGAAGGCATCAAGGATGGAGCAACAATGAAGACTTTCTGTGGCACTCCAGAGTACCTTGCACCAGAGGTATGTTTATATTGGCCATTGCACTAAATTATATTCTTAAATGCCGTCCATGATAGAAGTAGTGATACTGAACAGTTCCTTTGCCATAATGTGTCTACGTGTTTTTTGAAatgcctccaaggatggagactccacttccctgggcagcctgttccaatgcttcactgctctttcatgtaaagaaatttttcctgatatccaatctaaacctcccctgaagcaacttgaggccgtttcctctcatcctatcccttgttacgtaggagaagagaccaacatccacttTGCTGTGGCCTTTTTTCAGTTAGTTATATATGGTGATAAGTCTCCtatcagcttctttttcttcaaactgaaCAGCCCCggctccctcagctgcttctcataagacttgtgttcCAGACCCGTCACCACTTCTGCTGCCTGTCTTTGCACACGCTCCAAcagctcaatatctttcttgttctgaggggcccaaaactgaacacaatactcgaggtgcagcctcaccagtgctgattACAGAGGGATAACCAATTTAGCATGGTATgtgttaataaataaaataaataaattcaaccAGGGGATCTCGAACCCCAAACTGTatgtttgggggatttttttttttttttttttgcccttttggggttttataagtgtaaaatgcaaatgtgcACTTGCACCTTTAGTCCTGGAAGTATTCCTTCTGAGAGGTGTCCAACACAGGTGGTGTTATAGCTGTTAGTTACAGGCAGATCAAAAGTGAAATTATGCGATGGAGGGTATATGTATACATGGAATTTTGCAGGCAGATGCTCGTTTTGTCTGCCCGTGCTCTGAGCCGTCTGGAAGCAGACTCACTGTATTAGTAGGGCACCGAGCCTGAGCTGATGCCGTGTGCGTCGCAGAAGGGCTGGTTGGCCTTGCAGTGGGTGCTTTGCTACCCATGGCCTGAAGACTTCCATCCAGCTTAGAGCAAAGGCAGAAGCGTCTTGAGGTGCTGCCTAATTTATTGGTACAGCCAAGATGCAGCCTTTCTGTGGGGTGAAAAGACTTGGACATTGAAAACCTTTCTTCACTTAAGTAAGCAGAAATACAAAGTATGGAAAACCAAAGTGGAGGGGGAATATTTCTACTGGGAACTGATGTCTTTTGCACTCTCCACTTGCAGAGCCATGGCAGTGtgctcttgtttgttttcttttctaactcCCAGCTACTTTCAAGAGCCTTCAGTGTCTTCGTGATAATGAAGAACATGGGCACCTGTCAGAGTAGCTTGCGGCAAGGAGGTAGAGCCAGTCTCATGATAGCTGCCAGCTCTCCATGGATCACCAGAAGTCTTCAGTGAATCTAAATTGGGGTCCATGGACCACAAATTGAGATTTACTGATGCAGGAAGTAATTAGCAGCATGACGACGTGTTTATTATTCATAAACAGGGCTTTTATTTTAGCTTCCCTCTTAAAATTAATTGCTGAACTTCAGTTTCTCATCAAGGATTCTGTGAggagactgaaaatatttattgttttggttCTGTATTTTCCTAACTGGGAATGTGGGGATTCCCTGTGCAGATGTTATGTTGTTCTTTTGGTTATATTATTTGCtgctatatttctttttaatatttatggtGAGCTGGATCATCCAAAAGCCTGAAGGACAGATCCTTCTGATTaaccctcctctctcccttgcTTGCAAATCCCATCTGTGAGTTGGAGTGTTAAATTCTGGAGGCTTTTGTCATCTGGTCAGTAGCATGCAAAAAATCTGGAAATCGTGTGCAAGTGATATTCTGTGCATTTAAGGTCATACGTCCTTAAAAGCAGGGGTCTCGGTCTTCTTGTCTGCATTCGTAACTTGAATCCAGCATAGCGGTGTGTTTGTACAGTTGGTGCATCGTTGTTTTTAGGTTCGTACTGGAATCTCGTGCATGGATGACAGTGACTGAACCATGTCAGCTTTGATATGTCAGATGCATCGGTGGCTGTGATGTTTACAGCTGTTGTGCCTTCTCTTTCAGATTCCACCTCACAGCAGTCTAGAGCTGCTTGTTAGGAAATGATGATCCTTTAATTTAAGTGAAATGACCTTGTTACTTTACTGCTCCCAGCTATTCTGTGTGTTGCAATAAATCATGGACGAGTGCGATACCTTTTTTGTTATGGTGTATTTTTGATACAAACAACATTGCACTGTTTTGTGCAATCACAGATAGGAGTATATGCTCATTGTGATAAAGCCCTCTGAAGAAATAAGCATTTTATATTCTGTTTAGAAATAATGGAGTTGTAGGAAAGTTGTAGTTAGTAATCTAGATTATAATGCAGAGTATTAACACACTTTGCTAAAGCAGCATTTGAAGTATTTACTGCATTTTGAAAGCACCTGTAGCATTTATTACATACACAACAAAgttctctgtggttttgtttttctttcagttctctcCTGTTGAATCTCTTGTagcagttcaaaaaaaaaaaaaaataaaaaagcagaggcCCTGTGACCGTTTTATTTTAGGTAACCCAAGTGTAGAGGAGTGTGAACAGGAAGCGCGTAATGAACGGGGTGACTCAGAGAGCGGTAACTGCATTGTCACACAATATCTCCTGAGCGCTGAAGGGCTGTGATGCCTCGGGAAGGACGAGGCCGGCTCCTGGAATCTTGACTGGCCGGCAGCTGTGTCGGCCATATACATATACGgggcagctgcagagccagctgtCTTTGGTGTGAATCATATGGCAGGGGATGCTGTAAATAGACCAAGATGGGGTAATCCAATACCTGGCAGCCTTTTGATTTGTACTGCAGGCTCTTTCCTTCGTTCAGATAATTAAGGGCAATAATTAATGAATACAGAGAGGCAGAGTGGAAACAGTTGCTACAGGGAGGGTTTCAATGCTTCTTTTTTGTGTGCAAAACCTTCATCAGTGTCTGTAATCCTACTTTTGTTCGAAAACTTGCATCAACTTCATTTCGCTCTTTCCACCTTTTAATTTTGagtgtaaaatattttgaattgtAGCAATGTAAAGCTCACAGAGACACCATGGCATTAGAAAACACTCTGATGGTGCAGTAGTGGTTTGTGCTCTTAGCAAGAGCAAGCATTTAGTGGAGACCTGTGAAAAGTGTAAAGATGACAACTAAAACCTGAGGACAGGCTCTGGAACATGAGACTGTTGGTGTC contains these protein-coding regions:
- the AKT1 gene encoding RAC-alpha serine/threonine-protein kinase isoform X3 codes for the protein MKTERPKPNTFIIRCLQWTTVIERTFHVETPEEREEWTKAIQTVADSLKKQEEEMMDFRSGSPSDNSGAEEMEVSMTKPKHKVTMNEFEYLKLLGKGTFGKVILVKEKATGRYYAMKILKKEVIVAKDEVAHTLTENRVLQNSRHPFLTALKYSFQTHDRLCFVMEYANGGELFFHLSRERVFSEDRARFYGAEIVSALDYLHSEKNVVYRDLKLENLMLDKDGHIKITDFGLCKEGIKDGATMKTFCGTPEYLAPEVLEDNDYGRAVDWWGLGVVMYEMMCGRLPFYNQDHEKLFELILMEEIRFPRTLSPEAKSLLSGLLKKDPKQRLGGGPDDAKEIMQHKFFAGIVWQDVYEKKLVPPFKPQVTSETDTRYFDEEFTAQMITITPPDQDDSMDCVDNERRPHFPQFSYSASGTA